A single genomic interval of Streptomyces sp. 1222.5 harbors:
- a CDS encoding CocE/NonD family hydrolase — translation MRKGVPALRGLLKRPRRLIAAAAAVVVLTGAGTWATAAVGSEGTRSVRVSDRIMTFDGVRLDTSFFAPADAGRHPAVLLGHGFGGSKDDMRTQAEDLARHGYAVLTWSARGFGHSTGKIGLNDPKAEVADVSRLVDWLAEQPQVRLDKPGDPRVGMAGGSYGGAIALLAAGHDDRVDAIAPAITYWNLADALFPGGVFKKLWTGMFFNTGGGCARFEPALCRMYDRVAESGTPDAAARALLEERSPSAVGDRVKVPTLLMQGQTDSLFTLDQADAATKAIRANGAPVDVDWIAGGHDGGDMETGRVQARVQSWFDRYLKGDKGTATGPAFRITRTGGVDSTDGTAQHRGATAPAYPGLHDHPRTVALTGGTQRVANPAGASPPGVSALPGLGGSGGLGQLSALGVGVSLDFPGQYARFDSAPLTRDLRITGAPTATVHVTSTRDDAVLFGKVYDVGPGGTRQVLPSQLVAPVRVSGAKAGRDVTLTLPAIDHEVQRGHRIRLVLASTDLGYASPAAPATYTVSLKGDLAVPTAPAVSTAAAPLPSWVWWLPAAGAAAALALLLTTRRRTAAPGPDPELTDVPLVITDLAKRYARSTDRYAVRELSFRVEKGQVLGLLGPNGAGKTTTLRMLMGLITPDDGEIRVFGHAVRPGASVLSRVGAFVEGAGFLPHLSGRENLELYWRATGRPAEDAHLEEALEIAGLGDALARTVRTYSQGMRQRLAIAQAMLGLPDLLILDEPTNGLDPPQIREMREVMIRYAAGGRTVIVSSHLLAEVEQSCTHLVVMDRGRLVQAGPVREIVGSGDTLLVGTATPVEEPVAEKVAALPGVASAVRTDDGLLVRLEPGGTAERLVVELVRLEVPVASVGPHRRLEDAFLTLIGGTA, via the coding sequence ATGAGGAAGGGCGTACCCGCGCTGCGGGGGCTGCTGAAGCGGCCGCGCCGGCTGATCGCCGCCGCGGCCGCCGTCGTGGTGCTCACCGGCGCCGGTACGTGGGCGACGGCGGCCGTCGGCTCCGAGGGCACACGGTCCGTGCGCGTCAGCGACCGGATCATGACCTTCGACGGTGTGCGCCTGGACACCTCCTTCTTCGCCCCGGCCGACGCCGGCCGCCACCCCGCCGTCCTGCTGGGCCACGGCTTCGGCGGCAGCAAGGACGACATGCGGACCCAGGCGGAGGACCTCGCCCGGCACGGGTACGCGGTCCTCACCTGGTCCGCGCGCGGCTTCGGCCACTCCACCGGGAAGATCGGCCTCAACGACCCGAAGGCCGAGGTCGCCGACGTCTCCCGGCTCGTCGACTGGCTGGCCGAGCAGCCCCAGGTCCGCCTCGACAAGCCCGGCGACCCGCGCGTGGGGATGGCCGGCGGCTCCTACGGCGGCGCCATCGCGCTGCTCGCCGCAGGACACGACGACCGCGTCGACGCCATCGCCCCGGCCATCACCTACTGGAACCTCGCGGACGCCCTGTTCCCGGGTGGCGTCTTCAAGAAGCTGTGGACCGGGATGTTCTTCAACACCGGCGGCGGCTGCGCCCGCTTCGAGCCCGCCCTGTGCCGGATGTACGACCGGGTCGCCGAGTCCGGCACCCCGGACGCGGCAGCCCGCGCGCTGCTGGAGGAGCGCTCGCCGTCCGCCGTCGGCGACCGCGTCAAGGTGCCCACCCTGCTGATGCAGGGCCAGACCGACTCCCTGTTCACCCTCGACCAGGCCGACGCCGCCACGAAGGCCATCAGAGCCAACGGCGCCCCGGTGGATGTCGACTGGATCGCCGGCGGACACGACGGCGGGGACATGGAGACCGGCCGGGTGCAGGCGCGCGTGCAGAGCTGGTTCGACCGGTACCTGAAGGGCGACAAGGGCACCGCCACCGGTCCCGCCTTCCGGATCACCCGCACCGGAGGCGTCGACTCCACCGACGGCACCGCCCAGCACCGCGGCGCGACCGCCCCCGCCTACCCCGGCCTGCACGACCACCCGCGCACCGTCGCCCTCACCGGAGGCACACAGCGCGTCGCCAACCCGGCCGGCGCCAGCCCGCCCGGCGTCTCCGCGCTGCCCGGCCTCGGCGGCTCGGGCGGTCTCGGTCAGCTCTCCGCGCTCGGTGTCGGGGTCTCCCTGGACTTCCCCGGGCAGTACGCGCGGTTCGACTCGGCGCCGCTCACCCGCGACCTGCGGATCACCGGCGCCCCGACCGCCACCGTCCACGTCACCTCCACCCGCGACGACGCGGTCCTGTTCGGCAAGGTGTACGACGTCGGCCCCGGCGGCACCCGCCAGGTCCTGCCCTCCCAGCTGGTCGCGCCCGTCCGGGTGAGCGGCGCCAAGGCGGGCAGGGACGTCACGCTCACCCTCCCGGCGATCGACCACGAGGTGCAGCGCGGCCACCGGATCCGCCTGGTCCTCGCCTCCACCGACCTCGGCTACGCCTCACCGGCCGCCCCCGCGACCTACACCGTCTCCCTGAAGGGAGACCTCGCCGTGCCAACGGCCCCGGCCGTCAGCACCGCCGCGGCACCTCTGCCCTCCTGGGTCTGGTGGCTGCCCGCGGCCGGTGCGGCGGCCGCCCTGGCGCTGCTGCTGACCACCCGCCGCCGTACGGCCGCCCCCGGACCCGACCCCGAGCTCACCGACGTCCCGCTCGTGATCACCGACCTCGCCAAGCGGTACGCCAGATCCACCGACCGGTACGCGGTGCGCGAGCTGTCCTTCCGGGTCGAGAAGGGCCAGGTGCTCGGCCTGCTCGGCCCCAACGGCGCCGGCAAGACCACCACCCTGCGCATGCTGATGGGTCTGATCACCCCGGACGACGGCGAGATCCGCGTCTTCGGGCACGCCGTCCGGCCGGGAGCCTCGGTGCTGTCCCGGGTCGGCGCGTTCGTGGAGGGCGCGGGCTTCCTGCCGCACCTGTCCGGCCGGGAGAACCTGGAGCTGTACTGGCGGGCCACCGGCCGTCCGGCCGAGGACGCGCACCTGGAGGAGGCCCTGGAGATCGCCGGCCTCGGTGACGCCCTCGCCCGCACGGTGCGCACCTACTCGCAGGGCATGCGCCAGCGCCTCGCCATCGCCCAGGCCATGCTCGGACTGCCCGACCTGCTCATCCTCGACGAGCCCACCAACGGCCTCGACCCGCCGCAGATCCGCGAGATGCGCGAGGTGATGATCCGCTACGCGGCCGGAGGCCGCACGGTGATCGTCTCCAGCCATCTCCTCGCCGAGGTGGAACAGTCCTGCACCCATTTGGTGGTGATGGACCGCGGCCGGCTCGTCCAGGCCGGCCCGGTCCGGGAGATCGTCGGCTCCGGCGACACCCTGCTGGTCGGTACCGCCACGCCCGTGGAGGAGCCGGTCGCGGAGAAGGTGGCCGCGCTGCCCGGTGTCGCCTCCGCCGTGCGCACCGACGACGGGCTGCTCGTCCGGCTCGAACCCGGCGGCACGGCCGAGCGGCTGGTCGTGGAGCTGGTGCGGCTGGAGGTGCCGGTCGCCTCCGTCGGCCCGCACCGCCGGCTGGAGGACGCGTTCCTGACCCTGATCGGAGGTACCGCATGA
- a CDS encoding ABC transporter permease codes for MSTLAERAETASGYSAGRTLPLRVELVRQLKRRRTLVMGAVLAVLPFVLLIAFAIGGEPGGRNNQVTLMDTATASGANFAAVNLFVSAGFLLVIPVALFCGDTVASEAGWSSLRYLLAAPVPRARLLWSKLVVALGLSLAAMVLLPVVALAVGTAAYGWGPLQIPTGGVLDAGTAAQRLVVVVAYIFVSQLVTAGLAFWLSTKTDAPLGAVGGAVGLTIVGNVLDAVTALGDWRHFLPAHWQFAWADAVQPRPEWSGMIQGAAISVTYALVLFALAFRGFARKDIVS; via the coding sequence ATGAGCACGCTCGCCGAGCGCGCCGAGACGGCGTCCGGATACAGCGCGGGCCGCACCCTGCCCCTGCGGGTGGAGCTGGTCCGCCAGCTCAAGCGGCGCCGCACCCTGGTCATGGGCGCGGTCCTCGCCGTGCTGCCGTTCGTGCTGCTGATCGCCTTCGCCATCGGCGGCGAGCCGGGGGGCCGCAACAACCAGGTCACCCTGATGGACACGGCCACCGCGTCCGGCGCCAACTTCGCCGCGGTCAACCTGTTCGTCTCGGCCGGCTTCCTGCTGGTGATCCCGGTCGCCCTGTTCTGCGGGGACACGGTCGCCTCCGAGGCCGGCTGGTCCTCCCTGCGCTATCTGCTGGCGGCGCCCGTGCCGAGGGCCCGGCTGCTGTGGTCCAAGCTCGTCGTCGCGCTGGGGCTGAGCCTCGCCGCGATGGTCCTGCTGCCGGTGGTGGCCCTCGCGGTCGGCACGGCCGCCTACGGCTGGGGCCCGCTCCAGATCCCGACGGGCGGCGTGCTGGACGCGGGCACGGCGGCCCAGCGCCTGGTGGTCGTGGTCGCGTACATCTTCGTGTCCCAACTCGTCACAGCGGGGCTCGCGTTCTGGCTGTCCACCAAGACGGACGCCCCGCTGGGCGCGGTCGGCGGGGCGGTCGGCCTGACCATCGTCGGCAACGTCCTGGACGCCGTCACCGCGCTCGGCGACTGGCGCCACTTCCTGCCCGCGCACTGGCAGTTCGCCTGGGCCGACGCCGTCCAGCCCCGTCCGGAGTGGTCCGGCATGATCCAGGGCGCGGCGATCTCCGTGACGTACGCCCTCGTGCTCTTCGCCCTGGCGTTCCGGGGCTTCGCCCGCAAGGACATCGTCTCCTGA
- a CDS encoding long-chain fatty acid--CoA ligase has protein sequence MGVRRDLKRARRRTDLAARSAVELVRDERGTVREVRAAPLAPALTTGSLADLPFAHADETPDTVLVRRRLQGAWHPVTAAAFATEVAAVAKGLIAAGLEPGGRVCVMSRTRYEWTVLDFAIWAAGGQSVPVYPTSSAEQVEWIVRDSGARFAVTETVGNAATVTAGTAGHTRPPRLWQLDAGALADLTTLGADVPDDDLAKRRAGTTPDTVATICYTSGTTGRPKGCVLTHANLHAEAANTVELLHPVFQAVTGRTASTLLFLPLAHILGRTLQLACLLARIEIGHFPSVRPDELRPALKEFRPTFLVGVPYLFEKIHDTGRATAEKIGRAASFDRAERVAVRFAEAYLRKFLGTGRGPGPGLYAAWALYDLLVYRRIRAELGGRMRYAISGGSPLDRNLNLFFHAAGIVVHEGYGLTETSAAATLVPPLGPRPGTVGLPVPGAAVRIADDGEVLIKGEIVFGSYWNDPAATDAVLTDDWFATGDLGALDEEGYLTITGRKKDVLVTSGGKNVSPAVLEDRLRSRSPVGQCVVVGDNRPFVAALVVLDPEALAHWLAVRGLPADTPVADLAGDERLRAEVQKAVDHANEAVSRAESIRAFALVEGEFTEENGLLTPSLKVRRHAVTAAYAETIEALYRR, from the coding sequence ATGGGCGTACGCAGGGATCTGAAGCGGGCACGGCGGCGGACCGATCTGGCGGCCCGGAGCGCGGTGGAACTCGTGAGGGACGAGAGGGGCACCGTGCGCGAGGTGCGGGCGGCGCCCCTCGCGCCCGCGCTCACCACCGGGTCCCTGGCCGACCTGCCGTTCGCGCACGCGGACGAGACCCCCGACACGGTGCTCGTGCGCCGCCGCCTACAGGGCGCCTGGCACCCGGTCACCGCGGCCGCCTTCGCCACCGAGGTCGCCGCGGTCGCGAAGGGACTGATCGCCGCCGGTCTCGAACCGGGCGGCCGGGTCTGCGTGATGTCCCGCACCCGCTACGAGTGGACCGTCCTGGACTTCGCGATCTGGGCGGCCGGCGGCCAGTCCGTACCCGTCTACCCGACCTCCTCCGCCGAGCAGGTGGAGTGGATCGTGCGCGACTCCGGCGCCCGCTTCGCCGTCACCGAGACCGTCGGAAACGCCGCCACCGTCACCGCCGGCACCGCCGGCCACACCCGCCCCCCACGCCTGTGGCAGCTCGACGCGGGCGCCCTCGCCGACCTCACCACCCTCGGCGCGGACGTCCCCGACGACGACCTCGCCAAGCGCCGCGCCGGAACGACCCCCGACACCGTCGCCACGATCTGCTACACCTCCGGCACCACGGGCCGGCCCAAGGGCTGCGTCCTCACGCACGCCAACCTGCACGCCGAGGCCGCCAACACCGTCGAGCTGCTGCATCCGGTCTTCCAGGCCGTCACCGGCCGGACCGCCTCCACCCTGCTGTTCCTGCCGCTCGCCCACATCCTCGGCCGCACCCTGCAACTCGCCTGCCTGCTCGCCCGCATCGAGATCGGCCACTTCCCGAGCGTCCGGCCCGACGAACTGAGGCCCGCGCTCAAGGAGTTCCGGCCCACCTTCCTGGTCGGGGTGCCGTACCTCTTCGAGAAGATCCACGACACCGGGCGCGCCACCGCCGAGAAGATCGGCCGCGCCGCCTCCTTCGACCGCGCCGAGCGGGTCGCCGTCCGCTTCGCCGAGGCGTACCTGCGGAAGTTCCTCGGCACCGGCAGGGGCCCCGGCCCCGGCCTCTACGCCGCCTGGGCCCTGTACGACCTGCTGGTCTACCGGCGCATCCGCGCCGAGCTGGGCGGCCGCATGCGGTACGCCATCAGCGGCGGCTCCCCCCTGGACCGCAACCTCAACCTGTTCTTCCACGCTGCCGGGATCGTCGTGCACGAGGGCTACGGCCTGACGGAGACCTCCGCCGCCGCCACCCTCGTGCCCCCGCTCGGCCCCCGCCCCGGCACCGTCGGCCTGCCCGTCCCGGGGGCCGCCGTACGCATCGCCGACGACGGCGAGGTGCTGATCAAGGGGGAGATCGTCTTCGGGTCGTACTGGAACGACCCGGCTGCCACTGACGCCGTGCTCACCGACGACTGGTTCGCCACCGGGGACCTCGGTGCGCTCGACGAGGAGGGCTACCTCACCATCACCGGCCGCAAGAAGGACGTCCTCGTCACCTCCGGCGGCAAGAACGTCTCCCCGGCCGTCCTGGAGGACCGGCTGCGCAGCCGCTCACCCGTCGGCCAGTGCGTGGTCGTCGGGGACAACCGGCCCTTCGTCGCCGCCCTGGTCGTCCTCGACCCGGAGGCACTCGCCCACTGGCTGGCGGTGCGTGGACTGCCGGCGGACACACCGGTCGCGGATCTGGCGGGCGACGAACGGCTGCGGGCCGAGGTGCAGAAGGCCGTCGACCACGCGAACGAGGCGGTCTCCCGCGCCGAGTCCATCCGCGCCTTCGCCCTCGTCGAGGGGGAGTTCACCGAGGAGAACGGACTGCTGACCCCGTCGCTGAAGGTCAGACGGCACGCGGTGACGGCCGCGTACGCGGAGACGATCGAGGCGCTCTACCGTCGCTGA
- a CDS encoding rodlin: MIRKIVATAAVAASAMGASAAAAPQALAIGNDSGPTAANGNGAWQSYGNSATYGNMSPQIALIQGSFNKPCIAVNDIPVGVGALVGVNVQDLPILSDHMQQQCTENSTNAKRDGALAHLLEDVSVLSQNSETGN; encoded by the coding sequence GTGATCAGGAAGATTGTTGCCACTGCGGCCGTCGCCGCTTCCGCCATGGGCGCCTCCGCTGCCGCGGCACCGCAGGCGCTGGCGATCGGGAACGACAGCGGGCCGACCGCCGCGAACGGCAACGGTGCTTGGCAGAGCTACGGCAACTCGGCCACGTACGGAAACATGAGCCCCCAGATCGCGCTGATCCAGGGCTCCTTCAACAAGCCCTGCATCGCGGTCAACGACATCCCGGTCGGTGTCGGCGCCCTCGTCGGCGTCAATGTCCAGGACCTCCCGATCCTGTCGGACCACATGCAGCAGCAGTGCACCGAGAACAGCACCAACGCCAAGCGCGACGGTGCGCTGGCGCACCTGCTGGAGGACGTGTCGGTCCTGTCGCAGAACTCGGAAACCGGTAACTGA
- a CDS encoding rodlin, which translates to MLKKAMVAAATAASVVGMAVAAAPQALAIGNDDGPTVANGNGAVSSFGNSATKGSMSPQLSLVQGTLNKPCVGVQDVDVAVDALIGVTAQDIPILSDHLQQQCDDNSSNTKRDGAVSHVLEDLSVLSSNGEG; encoded by the coding sequence GTGCTCAAGAAGGCAATGGTCGCCGCTGCGACCGCCGCTTCTGTCGTGGGAATGGCGGTGGCGGCCGCGCCGCAGGCGCTTGCCATCGGCAACGACGACGGACCGACCGTCGCCAACGGCAACGGCGCCGTGTCGTCGTTCGGCAACTCCGCGACGAAGGGCAGCATGAGCCCGCAGCTGTCGCTGGTGCAGGGCACGCTCAACAAGCCGTGTGTCGGCGTCCAGGACGTCGACGTCGCGGTCGACGCCCTCATCGGCGTCACCGCCCAGGACATCCCGATCCTGTCGGACCACCTCCAGCAGCAGTGCGACGACAACTCGTCGAACACCAAGCGGGACGGTGCGGTCTCTCACGTTCTGGAAGACCTGTCGGTTCTTTCGTCCAACGGCGAAGGCTGA
- a CDS encoding chaplin, with protein MKKSVALVAGALLALGMAAPAFADSGANAGAANSPGALSGNVIEAPVHVPVNVCGDSVDVIGLLNPALGSGCANS; from the coding sequence ATGAAGAAGAGCGTTGCTCTCGTCGCCGGCGCCCTCCTGGCCCTCGGCATGGCCGCTCCGGCCTTCGCCGACTCCGGCGCCAACGCCGGCGCCGCCAACTCCCCGGGCGCCCTGTCCGGCAACGTCATCGAGGCTCCGGTCCACGTGCCGGTCAACGTCTGCGGTGACTCGGTCGACGTCATCGGTCTGCTCAACCCGGCGCTCGGCAGCGGCTGCGCCAACAGCTGA
- a CDS encoding chaplin, with amino-acid sequence MRQTLSKGMVVAAAATGMLSLCGGAALADTEAHSVTQGSPGLVSGNSVEVPVNVPVNVCGNSVDVAAALNPAFANACANDDEAQDNGGRSLHRTRGDSDGAGTRAHGNHPRSGGDQSAPPSYGDEDEESTPPSSPPSYGDEDHSKPPSYGDEDHSTPPSYGGDDHTTAPPYGGEDHTTPPSTPPSTPPSYGGDDHTTAPPYGGEDHSTPPPYGGDDHTTAPPYGGEDHSTPPGYGEDDTPPHGGHHHRPSLPHTGGDARAMLATSAASAALIAAGTILYRRGRATSRR; translated from the coding sequence TTGCGACAGACCCTCAGTAAGGGCATGGTCGTGGCCGCGGCCGCGACCGGCATGCTGTCCCTGTGCGGCGGCGCCGCGCTCGCCGACACGGAGGCGCACAGCGTCACCCAGGGTTCGCCGGGCCTGGTGTCCGGCAACAGCGTCGAGGTTCCGGTGAACGTCCCGGTCAACGTCTGCGGCAACTCCGTGGACGTGGCAGCCGCCCTGAACCCGGCCTTCGCCAACGCCTGCGCGAACGACGACGAAGCGCAGGACAACGGTGGCAGGAGCCTGCACCGTACCCGAGGTGACTCCGACGGGGCCGGCACCCGCGCCCACGGAAACCACCCCCGCTCCGGCGGCGACCAGTCCGCGCCGCCCTCGTACGGCGACGAGGACGAGGAGTCGACGCCGCCTTCGTCGCCGCCCTCGTACGGCGACGAGGACCACTCGAAGCCGCCGTCGTACGGGGACGAGGACCACTCGACGCCGCCGTCGTACGGCGGTGACGACCACACGACCGCGCCTCCCTACGGCGGCGAGGACCACACGACCCCGCCCTCCACCCCGCCGTCGACGCCGCCGTCGTACGGCGGTGACGACCACACGACCGCGCCCCCCTACGGCGGCGAGGACCACTCCACCCCGCCTCCGTACGGCGGCGACGACCACACGACCGCGCCCCCCTACGGCGGCGAGGACCACTCCACCCCGCCCGGATACGGCGAGGACGACACCCCGCCCCACGGTGGGCATCACCACCGGCCCAGCCTCCCGCACACCGGCGGTGACGCCCGGGCCATGCTCGCGACCTCGGCCGCCAGCGCCGCGCTGATCGCGGCCGGGACGATCCTGTACCGCCGCGGCCGGGCAACCTCCCGTCGGTAG
- a CDS encoding NAD(P)-binding domain-containing protein, which yields MHDLLVVGAGPYGLSIASHATAAGLDVRVLGRPMQTWREHMPRGMFLTSESWASDLSDPEGRWRLDVFCAFRGERSRHAEPIPLEVFAEYGTWFARNAVPMLEQRTVTRVAPRTGGFEAVTEDGGTLTARTVALAVGVLPFAEIPAPLRGLPPALVSHSSDHASLDRFRDRDVTVVGGGQSALETAALLAEQGTRVRVLALADRLRWNEVPPPRERPWWRAARSPYSGLGTGWRNGFYAGRPDLYRRLPERTRVRIASRALGPAGAWWLRERVEQRVEILTGRTVVAAHEVPGGLRLETAVRQGGAGVLATGHVIAATGFRATVDRLRLLSPELRALLAAGADGAPEVGLEFESSYPGLFLAGPVTAAGFGPAMRFVHGAAFTAGTLVRGVRRRLRAGPAGWRIPAGRTGGAPHAVRH from the coding sequence ATGCACGACCTGCTGGTGGTGGGCGCGGGCCCCTACGGCCTGTCCATCGCGTCGCACGCCACGGCGGCCGGACTCGACGTCCGCGTACTCGGACGGCCCATGCAGACCTGGCGCGAGCACATGCCCCGCGGCATGTTCCTGACGTCGGAGTCCTGGGCGTCCGACCTCTCCGACCCCGAGGGCCGCTGGCGCCTCGACGTCTTCTGCGCCTTCCGCGGGGAGCGGTCCCGGCACGCCGAGCCGATCCCGCTGGAGGTGTTCGCGGAGTACGGCACGTGGTTCGCCCGCAACGCCGTGCCCATGCTCGAACAGCGGACCGTGACCCGGGTGGCGCCGCGCACCGGCGGTTTCGAGGCCGTCACCGAGGACGGCGGGACGCTGACCGCGAGGACGGTCGCGCTGGCCGTGGGCGTCCTGCCCTTCGCCGAGATCCCGGCCCCCTTGCGCGGCCTGCCCCCGGCCCTGGTCTCCCACAGCAGCGACCACGCCTCCCTCGACCGCTTCCGCGACCGGGACGTCACCGTGGTCGGCGGCGGCCAGTCGGCGCTGGAGACCGCCGCGCTCCTCGCCGAACAGGGCACGCGGGTGCGGGTCCTGGCCTTGGCCGACCGGCTGCGCTGGAACGAGGTGCCGCCGCCCCGGGAGCGTCCCTGGTGGCGTGCGGCCCGCTCCCCGTACAGCGGGCTCGGCACCGGCTGGCGGAACGGGTTCTACGCCGGGCGGCCTGACCTGTACCGGCGGCTGCCCGAGCGGACGCGGGTACGGATCGCGTCCCGGGCGCTGGGCCCGGCGGGTGCCTGGTGGCTGCGCGAGCGGGTGGAGCAGCGGGTGGAGATCCTGACCGGACGCACGGTGGTCGCGGCGCACGAGGTGCCGGGCGGGCTGCGTCTGGAGACGGCGGTCCGGCAGGGCGGTGCCGGGGTGCTGGCGACGGGTCATGTGATCGCGGCGACCGGCTTCCGCGCCACGGTCGACCGGCTGCGCCTGCTCTCCCCCGAGCTGCGCGCGCTGCTGGCGGCGGGCGCCGACGGGGCACCCGAGGTGGGGCTGGAGTTCGAGTCGTCGTACCCCGGGCTCTTCCTGGCCGGTCCGGTCACCGCGGCGGGCTTCGGCCCGGCGATGCGCTTCGTGCACGGCGCGGCCTTCACGGCGGGCACGCTGGTACGAGGGGTGCGGCGGCGGCTGCGCGCGGGACCGGCCGGCTGGCGGATCCCGGCCGGCCGGACCGGCGGAGCACCGCACGCGGTACGGCACTGA
- a CDS encoding glycoside hydrolase family 26 protein: MAPRHRASQQYAAPQRRRRRLGRLTGIAAAVAASLVLAAAPGPGAGGARTVEPSAPAPAAGSAADTVPPFGVFLDSGPLGVARMAAMSAWLGGTELKVAHTYLPGGTWRDIEGPPGFLDAWAQWRRQKSDRTLVLNVPMQERNEEGLSDDEVRGLLSQAAAGAFDHHFRTLAEQLVRLDVPDTVIVLGWEMNGITYTHRCGPDPEAWKTYWRRIVTAMRAVPGQRFRFDFTPSRGRDAVPWTDCYPGDDTVDIIGMDSYDQPAGMSFDEQVAEPYGLQQHVDFARAHGKPVSYPEWGLFRNGDDAEYMRRMLAWFDEHGPVYNTLTDYCPHGVWQCAANPRASQAYRTALYGRTGERTPSEPVPTPPQPAPADCSPPDLGDWIESLLGRKLCLPLGRWSANR; the protein is encoded by the coding sequence GTGGCTCCTCGGCACAGGGCTTCTCAGCAGTACGCGGCTCCACAGCGGCGGCGGCGCCGCCTCGGGCGGCTGACCGGCATCGCGGCGGCGGTCGCCGCGTCGCTCGTGCTGGCGGCCGCTCCCGGACCCGGAGCGGGGGGCGCACGGACCGTGGAACCGTCCGCGCCCGCCCCGGCGGCGGGCAGCGCCGCCGACACCGTCCCGCCCTTCGGCGTCTTCCTCGACTCCGGGCCGCTCGGGGTGGCCCGCATGGCCGCGATGAGCGCCTGGCTCGGCGGGACCGAGTTGAAGGTCGCCCACACCTACCTGCCCGGCGGAACCTGGCGCGACATCGAGGGGCCGCCCGGCTTCCTCGACGCGTGGGCGCAGTGGCGGCGGCAGAAGTCCGACCGGACCCTCGTCCTCAACGTGCCGATGCAGGAGCGCAACGAGGAGGGCCTGTCCGACGACGAGGTACGGGGGCTGCTGAGCCAGGCAGCGGCAGGCGCGTTCGACCACCATTTCAGAACCCTGGCCGAACAGTTGGTGCGGCTGGACGTCCCGGACACGGTGATCGTGCTCGGCTGGGAGATGAACGGCATCACCTACACCCACCGTTGCGGACCGGACCCCGAGGCCTGGAAGACGTACTGGAGACGGATCGTCACGGCCATGCGCGCGGTGCCCGGCCAGAGGTTCCGGTTCGACTTCACGCCCTCCCGCGGCCGGGACGCCGTGCCGTGGACCGACTGCTACCCCGGGGACGACACCGTCGACATCATCGGCATGGACTCCTACGACCAGCCGGCGGGCATGTCGTTCGACGAGCAGGTGGCTGAGCCCTACGGGCTCCAGCAGCACGTGGACTTTGCCAGAGCCCACGGCAAGCCCGTCTCGTACCCGGAGTGGGGGCTGTTCCGCAACGGTGACGACGCCGAGTACATGCGGCGCATGCTCGCCTGGTTCGACGAGCACGGACCGGTGTACAACACGCTGACCGACTACTGCCCGCACGGCGTGTGGCAGTGCGCCGCCAACCCCAGGGCGTCGCAGGCCTATCGGACGGCGCTGTACGGCCGCACCGGCGAACGCACCCCGTCCGAGCCGGTCCCGACCCCGCCGCAGCCGGCACCCGCCGACTGCTCGCCGCCGGACCTCGGCGACTGGATCGAGTCCCTGCTCGGCCGGAAACTCTGCCTGCCCCTCGGCCGGTGGTCGGCGAACCGCTAG